A single window of Bacteroidota bacterium DNA harbors:
- a CDS encoding T9SS type A sorting domain-containing protein, with the protein MKRTFIFAILLTFACSAQGFWIQTQLPATGSINSIAISPGGTLFVGTEFAAAGSGVFKSTNDGLTWSLANTGLTSSTIKVVAMGGSNGDLFAGSSSLFRSTNQGASWTDIGNSLSTPYVRAIDFDDSNYIYVGTEGGGVFRSTNNGSSFTFSGLSVFNVKTLHCDNFGFIYAGGGNLYRSSNRGATWFVFNTGMQGTTVEEIVSNNIGYIYAGTYGNGVYRSTNSGLLWVPVNNGLTNLNVVSLAINAVGHLYAGTYDGGVFRSKDQGENWTEVSSGLNTTGIPALAFNPSGNIFAGSTDGKVFKSTGSTTSLKDDEGQPSGFTLSQNYPNPFNPVTVIEYTLTETAEVVLKVFAVDGTKVATLREGVKTPGKHRILFDGSTLSSGVYSYALFAGKERMVRKLVLAK; encoded by the coding sequence ATGAAAAGAACATTTATTTTCGCGATTTTACTCACCTTTGCTTGTAGTGCACAAGGATTCTGGATCCAAACTCAACTCCCCGCCACCGGATCGATCAATTCAATCGCCATCTCGCCGGGTGGTACTCTCTTCGTCGGTACCGAATTTGCTGCAGCAGGAAGCGGCGTATTTAAATCGACCAATGACGGACTTACATGGTCACTTGCAAACACCGGACTTACCTCATCCACAATAAAAGTGGTAGCAATGGGGGGAAGTAATGGCGATTTGTTTGCAGGATCATCAAGTCTCTTCCGCTCCACCAACCAGGGAGCATCGTGGACGGATATAGGTAACAGCCTATCTACACCTTATGTAAGGGCTATCGATTTCGACGACAGCAACTATATATATGTCGGCACGGAGGGGGGTGGAGTATTCAGGTCAACGAATAATGGAAGTTCTTTTACCTTTTCAGGTCTCTCCGTTTTCAATGTTAAAACCCTTCATTGTGACAATTTTGGCTTTATCTATGCGGGAGGAGGCAACCTCTACAGGTCATCAAACAGAGGAGCTACCTGGTTTGTTTTTAATACAGGGATGCAGGGAACAACCGTAGAGGAAATCGTGAGCAACAACATCGGCTACATATATGCCGGAACCTATGGTAACGGAGTCTATCGCTCCACGAACAGCGGGCTGTTATGGGTCCCGGTTAACAACGGATTGACCAATCTTAATGTTGTATCACTCGCGATCAATGCGGTAGGCCACCTGTATGCGGGTACATATGATGGAGGAGTTTTCAGGTCAAAGGATCAGGGGGAGAACTGGACAGAGGTCTCTTCGGGTCTGAATACAACCGGTATTCCGGCACTTGCATTCAATCCCTCGGGGAATATTTTTGCCGGTTCGACCGATGGAAAGGTGTTCAAAAGTACCGGTTCCACCACTTCCCTGAAGGATGATGAAGGGCAACCCTCAGGGTTCACCCTTTCACAAAATTATCCCAATCCGTTCAATCCGGTAACAGTTATAGAATACACTTTAACAGAGACTGCGGAAGTGGTTTTAAAAGTATTCGCTGTTGATGGTACAAAAGTTGCGACACTCCGTGAAGGGGTAAAAACTCCCGGTAAACACCGGATACTTTTTGACGGCAGCACTCTCTCTTCAGGAGTTTACAGCTATGCACTATTTGCAGGAAAGGAAAGGATGGTCAGGAAGTTGGTTTTGGCTAAATAA
- a CDS encoding NifU family protein — MLHVVDVELTPNPHAIKFVLNQKLLHFTSRQYSTPQDAEQDLLAKGIFELEGVASVFYMDKFITIEKKQGYDWGKIQRPFLMFLSKFDEKLIPEEATPEGMDENTSELLKQISDVLNKKVVPALAYDGGGLEILGLEGYSLKVRYQGACGSCPSAQRGTLSAIESLLKRDVHPALEVIPD, encoded by the coding sequence ATGTTACATGTAGTTGATGTTGAACTTACTCCAAATCCACACGCAATTAAATTTGTTCTAAATCAAAAACTGCTCCACTTCACTTCGAGACAATACAGCACTCCACAGGATGCCGAACAGGATCTGCTGGCTAAAGGTATCTTCGAACTTGAGGGTGTCGCGTCCGTATTCTATATGGACAAATTCATAACTATTGAGAAGAAACAGGGATATGACTGGGGAAAAATCCAGAGACCTTTCCTGATGTTTTTAAGCAAATTCGATGAAAAACTGATTCCCGAGGAAGCTACCCCTGAAGGAATGGATGAAAATACCAGCGAACTCCTTAAGCAAATATCCGATGTATTGAATAAGAAAGTCGTCCCCGCCCTTGCCTACGACGGTGGCGGTCTCGAAATCCTCGGACTCGAAGGATACTCCCTCAAAGTCAGATATCAAGGCGCCTGCGGAAGTTGTCCGAGTGCACAAAGAGGCACCCTCTCCGCGATCGAAAGCCTCCTCAAAAGAGATGTGCATCCGGCTTTGGAGGTAATTCCGGACTGA